A region of Parus major isolate Abel unplaced genomic scaffold, Parus_major1.1 Scaffold602, whole genome shotgun sequence DNA encodes the following proteins:
- the EIF3K gene encoding eukaryotic translation initiation factor 3 subunit K produces the protein MALFEQMRANVGKLLRGIDRYNPENLATLERYVETQAKENAYDLEANLAVLKLYQFNPAFFQTGVTAQILLKALTNLPHTDFTLCKCMIDQAHVSRAGNSWGAPPFHGEPPWNPPFHGEPPPFHGEPPWNPPVPWGNPPVPWGTPWKTPP, from the exons ATGGCGCTGTTCGAACAGATGCGGGCCAACGTGGGGAAGCTGCTGCGGGGCATCGACCg GTACAACCCCGAGAACCTGGCCACCCTGGAGCGCTACGTGGAGACGCAGGCCAAGGAGAACGCCTACGACCTGGAGGCCAACCTGGCCGTGCTGAAGCT GTACCAGTTCAACCCCGCCTTCTTCCAGACCGGGGTGACGGCGCAGATCCTGCTCAAGGCGCTCACCAACCTTCCCCACACCGACTTCACCCTCTGCAAGTGCATGATCGACCAGGCACACGTATCCCGGGCGGGGAATTCCTGGGGAGCACCTCCGTTCCATGGGGAACCCCCTTGGAAcccccctttccatggggaacCCCCCCCGTTCCATGGGGAGCCCCCTTGGAACCCCCCAGTTCCATGGGGAAACCCCCCAGTTCCATGGGGAACCCCCTGGAAAACACCCCCA